From a single Okeanomitos corallinicola TIOX110 genomic region:
- the gmd gene encoding GDP-mannose 4,6-dehydratase produces MTAQKRALITGITGQDGSYLSEFLLEQGYEVHGIIRRTSTFNTDRIDHIYEDPHKEGVKLFLHYGDLTDGTTLRRILEEVQPTEIYNLGAQSHVRVSFDSPEYTVDAVGMGTLRLLEAIRDYQQRTGIQVRFYQAGSSEMYGLVQAVPQSETTPFYPRSPYACAKVYAHWQTVNYRESYNLFACNGILFNHESPRRGETFVTRKITRAVARIVAGKQKNIYMGNLDSKRDWGYAKDYVKAMWLMLQQEQPDDYVVATGQTHSVREFLELSFSYVNLNWEDYVEFDERYLRPAEVDLLIGDPSKAQQKLGWKPSVTFKELVALMVEADLQALGHTSPNGNGSQLPQDIATIRQELGSLHF; encoded by the coding sequence ATGACAGCACAAAAACGCGCATTAATTACTGGTATTACCGGTCAAGATGGTTCTTATTTAAGTGAATTTTTACTAGAACAGGGTTATGAAGTTCACGGAATTATTCGTCGTACTTCCACCTTTAACACAGATCGCATTGATCATATTTATGAAGATCCTCACAAAGAGGGAGTAAAATTATTTTTGCACTATGGCGATCTGACAGATGGTACTACTTTACGCCGGATTTTAGAAGAAGTCCAACCTACAGAAATTTATAATTTAGGCGCTCAATCTCACGTGAGAGTTAGCTTTGATTCCCCAGAATATACTGTAGATGCGGTAGGAATGGGAACTCTGCGTTTATTAGAAGCTATCCGTGACTATCAACAACGCACAGGAATTCAAGTCCGTTTCTATCAAGCTGGTTCTTCGGAAATGTATGGTTTGGTACAAGCAGTTCCCCAAAGTGAAACTACTCCTTTTTATCCCCGCAGTCCTTATGCTTGTGCTAAAGTTTACGCCCATTGGCAAACGGTAAATTACCGAGAATCTTATAATTTGTTTGCTTGTAATGGGATTTTATTTAACCATGAGTCTCCCCGTCGTGGTGAAACTTTTGTTACCAGGAAAATTACTAGAGCAGTGGCTCGGATTGTGGCTGGTAAACAAAAAAACATCTATATGGGCAACTTAGATTCTAAACGGGATTGGGGTTACGCGAAGGATTACGTAAAAGCAATGTGGTTAATGCTGCAACAAGAACAACCAGATGATTATGTTGTTGCTACAGGTCAGACGCACTCAGTCCGAGAATTTTTAGAACTATCGTTTAGTTACGTCAACTTAAATTGGGAAGATTATGTAGAATTCGATGAAAGATATTTAAGACCTGCTGAAGTTGATTTATTAATTGGTGATCCTAGTAAAGCACAGCAAAAATTAGGTTGGAAACCCTCAGTAACTTTTAAAGAATTGGTAGCTTTAATGGTAGAAGCTGACTTACAGGCTTTAGGTCATACTTCTCCTAATGGTAATGGTTCACAACTACCTCAAGATATTGCTACTATCCGACAAGAACTAGGATCTCTCCACTTTTGA
- a CDS encoding NAD-dependent succinate-semialdehyde dehydrogenase produces MAIATINPTTGETVKTFSPLEDREITTKLELAQQAFEQYRQTSFQQRSQWLQQAANILEQEKANFAKIMTLEMGKTLKSAIAEVEKCALVCRYYAENAPDFLADVTVKTDASHSFIKYQPLGIILAVMPWNFPFWQVFRFAAPALMAGNVGLLKHASNVPQCALAIEDIISRAGFPNGTFQTLLIGAAKVANLMADDRVKAATLTGSEPAGASLAAVSGQQIKKTVLELGGSDPFIVLESADLQLAVSTAVTARMINNGQSCIAAKRFIIAETIADQFEKMLLAKFQTLKVGDPFADDTDIGPLATPDIRQELDHQVKIARENGAKILTGGSVLADMPGNFYSPTIITDIPLNHPIAKEEFFGPVALLFRVANIDAAIKLANDTPFGLGASAWTNNESEKKRLIQEIEAGAIFINSMVKSDPRLPFGGIKRSGYGRELSIQGIHEFVNIKTVWVK; encoded by the coding sequence ATGGCTATTGCTACCATTAATCCTACAACCGGAGAAACAGTGAAAACCTTTTCACCTCTGGAAGATAGGGAAATTACGACTAAATTAGAATTAGCACAGCAAGCTTTTGAACAGTATCGGCAAACAAGTTTTCAACAGCGATCGCAATGGTTACAACAAGCAGCTAATATTTTAGAACAAGAAAAGGCAAATTTTGCCAAAATAATGACTTTAGAAATGGGTAAAACCTTAAAATCTGCGATCGCAGAGGTGGAAAAATGCGCCCTAGTTTGTCGTTATTATGCTGAAAATGCCCCCGATTTTTTAGCCGATGTTACAGTTAAAACCGATGCTAGTCACAGTTTTATAAAATATCAGCCTTTAGGGATAATTCTCGCCGTTATGCCCTGGAACTTTCCATTTTGGCAAGTTTTTCGGTTTGCAGCACCAGCACTAATGGCGGGCAATGTGGGGTTACTCAAACACGCATCTAATGTCCCCCAATGTGCCTTAGCAATAGAAGATATTATCAGCCGTGCAGGTTTTCCCAACGGGACTTTTCAAACCTTATTAATTGGTGCAGCCAAAGTAGCTAATTTAATGGCTGATGATCGGGTAAAAGCCGCAACTTTAACCGGCAGTGAACCAGCAGGTGCGTCCTTAGCTGCTGTATCTGGTCAACAAATTAAAAAAACTGTCTTAGAATTGGGAGGTAGTGATCCTTTTATTGTTCTAGAAAGTGCTGATTTACAATTAGCAGTATCTACCGCAGTCACAGCGAGAATGATCAATAATGGTCAATCTTGCATAGCAGCTAAACGGTTTATTATTGCCGAAACCATAGCTGATCAATTTGAAAAAATGCTGTTAGCAAAATTCCAAACTTTAAAAGTCGGAGATCCTTTTGCCGATGATACAGATATCGGTCCACTAGCTACTCCTGACATTCGCCAAGAATTAGATCATCAAGTTAAAATTGCCAGAGAAAATGGCGCAAAAATTCTTACAGGTGGATCGGTTTTAGCTGATATGCCAGGTAATTTTTATTCACCGACAATCATCACAGATATTCCTTTAAATCATCCCATTGCTAAAGAAGAATTTTTTGGGCCAGTGGCATTATTATTCAGAGTTGCTAACATTGATGCAGCGATAAAATTAGCTAACGATACACCTTTTGGTTTAGGTGCAAGTGCCTGGACTAATAATGAATCAGAAAAAAAACGTCTCATTCAAGAAATTGAAGCGGGAGCAATATTTATTAATAGCATGGTGAAATCAGATCCACGTTTACCTTTTGGGGGAATTAAACGTTCTGGATATGGACGAGAATTAAGTATTCAAGGTATTCATGAATTTGTGAATATCAAAACAGTTTGGGTTAAGTGA
- a CDS encoding GDP-L-fucose synthase yields the protein MTALELKNKRILVTGGAGFLGRQVIDQLCQAGADREKITVTRSHDCDLRVWENCQRAADQQDIIIHLAAHVGGIGLNREKPAELFYDNLMMGTQLIHAAYQQGVEKFVCVGTICAYPKFTPVPFKEEDLWAGYPEETNAPYGIAKKALLVQLESYRQQYGFNGVYLLPVNLYGPEDNFNPSSSHVIPALIRKVHEAQVKGEKRLPAWGDGSPTREFLYSTDAALGIVMATQSYNESDPINLGTGEEISIKDLITLICELMEFDGEIVWETDKPNGQPRRCLDTQKAKAAFGFTAQVGFREGLKNTIDWWRNNAE from the coding sequence ATGACTGCTTTAGAACTAAAAAATAAACGCATTCTTGTGACTGGTGGTGCAGGTTTTCTCGGCCGTCAAGTGATTGATCAATTGTGTCAAGCTGGCGCTGATCGTGAGAAGATTACAGTCACGCGATCGCATGATTGTGATTTACGAGTGTGGGAAAATTGCCAACGTGCAGCAGATCAACAGGACATTATCATTCACCTAGCTGCTCATGTCGGTGGTATTGGTCTGAACCGCGAAAAACCCGCCGAGTTGTTTTACGATAACTTGATGATGGGTACTCAGTTAATTCATGCGGCCTATCAGCAAGGTGTAGAAAAATTTGTTTGTGTGGGGACTATTTGCGCTTATCCTAAATTTACTCCAGTTCCCTTCAAGGAAGAAGACCTGTGGGCAGGTTATCCAGAGGAAACCAACGCACCCTATGGAATAGCAAAGAAAGCGTTGTTAGTACAATTAGAGTCTTACCGTCAACAGTACGGTTTTAATGGTGTTTATTTACTGCCTGTGAACCTATACGGACCAGAGGATAATTTTAATCCCAGCAGTTCTCATGTTATTCCTGCTTTAATTCGCAAAGTTCACGAAGCGCAGGTAAAAGGAGAAAAACGACTTCCTGCTTGGGGTGATGGTTCTCCTACCCGTGAATTTTTGTATTCTACGGATGCTGCACTGGGTATTGTTATGGCTACTCAGTCCTATAATGAATCTGACCCGATTAATTTGGGAACAGGTGAGGAAATCTCCATTAAAGATTTGATTACTCTGATTTGTGAGTTAATGGAGTTTGATGGGGAAATAGTTTGGGAAACCGATAAACCCAATGGACAACCAAGACGTTGTTTAGATACCCAAAAAGCCAAAGCAGCTTTTGGTTTTACTGCTCAAGTTGGTTTCCGTGAAGGGTTGAAAAATACTATTGACTGGTGGCGTAACAATGCCGAATAG
- a CDS encoding glycosyltransferase: MSSKYALVHEWLTPKATGGSELVVREILNHVDADLYALIDFESTNPESYLYQRQIGKTFLQNLPFVHQGVQKYLPLLPLAIEQLDLRQYEVILSSSHAVAKGILSTPDQLHICYCHSPMRYAWDLTFDYLNHSKLGKGAIGWLTKYLLHSLRQWDVISANRVDYFIANSQHTAGRIWRCYRREAEVIYPPVDTEKFTFCAEKEDFYLIVSRLVSYKQVSLIVQAFNQLKKPLVVIGTGPEMKKLQAIANPHIQLLGWQPEEVVKSYMARAKAFVYAACEDFGIALVEAQACGTPVIAYGAGGALETVSDICACVDTATGIFFKEQTVAALVEAVEKFEVQQHFFKYEYIKMHANQFSREVFADRYLNFLNQCQEKRPYLK; the protein is encoded by the coding sequence ATGTCTTCAAAATACGCTTTAGTTCACGAGTGGCTGACACCAAAAGCCACAGGTGGTTCAGAACTTGTTGTTAGAGAAATTCTCAATCATGTAGATGCTGATTTATATGCCTTAATTGATTTTGAATCCACCAACCCAGAAAGTTATCTTTATCAGCGTCAAATTGGTAAAACCTTCCTCCAAAACTTACCATTTGTCCATCAAGGTGTGCAGAAATATTTACCTTTGTTGCCATTAGCAATAGAACAATTAGACCTGCGACAATACGAAGTAATTCTCTCATCATCCCACGCTGTCGCCAAAGGCATCCTCTCAACCCCTGATCAGCTACATATCTGTTATTGTCACAGTCCCATGCGCTATGCTTGGGATTTAACATTTGATTATTTAAACCACAGCAAACTAGGAAAAGGTGCAATTGGATGGTTAACAAAATACCTATTGCATAGCTTACGCCAATGGGATGTGATCAGCGCGAACCGAGTTGATTACTTCATTGCCAACTCCCAGCATACAGCCGGCAGGATTTGGCGTTGCTACCGCAGAGAAGCCGAAGTCATTTATCCACCAGTAGATACCGAAAAATTTACGTTTTGTGCTGAAAAAGAAGACTTTTATCTGATCGTTTCCCGATTAGTAAGCTATAAACAAGTATCCTTGATTGTTCAGGCCTTTAATCAGCTAAAAAAACCATTAGTGGTGATTGGTACAGGGCCAGAAATGAAAAAACTGCAAGCGATCGCAAATCCTCACATTCAATTACTAGGATGGCAACCAGAGGAGGTAGTAAAATCTTACATGGCCCGTGCTAAAGCCTTTGTGTACGCAGCTTGCGAAGATTTTGGTATTGCCTTAGTAGAAGCCCAAGCCTGTGGCACTCCAGTGATTGCTTACGGTGCTGGTGGCGCTTTAGAAACAGTCAGCGATATTTGCGCTTGTGTAGATACAGCAACAGGTATATTCTTTAAAGAACAAACCGTAGCAGCTTTAGTGGAGGCCGTAGAAAAATTTGAAGTCCAGCAGCATTTTTTCAAGTACGAGTATATAAAAATGCACGCAAATCAATTCTCTAGAGAAGTTTTTGCGGATCGGTATTTGAATTTCTTGAATCAGTGTCAAGAAAAAAGACCTTACCTGAAGTAA
- a CDS encoding 5-formyltetrahydrofolate cyclo-ligase, which translates to MEKFDSQLNKTELRRYLLQTRQSLTVEEWKLKSDRIVAQLQSSVIFNQATTVLAYFSFRQEPDLSVLFSDSQRRWGFPRCLGKSLSWHFWNCDDELISGKYGITEPHPDAPMIHPGEVDLIIVPCVGCDRLFYRLGYGGGYYDRLLSSPEWSQIPTIGIVFDFAYLPQLPIESWDKPLKSVVTEIGVME; encoded by the coding sequence TTGGAAAAATTTGATTCACAATTAAACAAAACTGAACTACGTCGCTATTTGTTACAAACTCGTCAATCTTTAACTGTGGAAGAGTGGAAACTAAAGAGCGATCGCATTGTTGCACAGTTACAAAGTTCGGTTATATTTAACCAAGCTACCACTGTTTTAGCTTATTTCAGTTTTCGTCAAGAACCTGATCTTAGTGTTTTGTTTTCTGACTCTCAACGTCGTTGGGGTTTTCCCCGTTGTCTGGGTAAGTCTTTATCTTGGCATTTTTGGAACTGTGATGATGAGTTGATAAGTGGGAAATATGGTATTACTGAACCTCACCCAGATGCACCGATGATACATCCTGGAGAAGTTGATTTAATTATTGTTCCCTGTGTAGGTTGCGATCGCCTCTTTTATCGTTTAGGTTATGGTGGTGGATATTATGACCGTTTATTGAGTTCTCCAGAATGGTCACAAATACCAACTATCGGTATTGTTTTTGATTTTGCTTATTTACCTCAATTACCTATTGAAAGTTGGGATAAGCCTTTAAAGTCGGTGGTGACGGAAATAGGAGTTATGGAATGA
- a CDS encoding sugar transferase gives MTAQSSILSGKRYPRKDASASTHTLMKRGKKARLPKVKPRALSYQGSNGEFTKRLFDIAFSLSVLILFFPIYLILALLIAVSSEGPIFYIQERVGKNYRRFKCIKFRTMVTNADEILTQMMATSPELRQEFTSTFKLKQDPRITKIGHFLRITSLDEFPQFWNVLKGDMSVVGPRPLVAEELTKYGIHIDRVLTIRPGITGLWQVSGRNDIPYPHRVLIDLHYVKLNNFWLDLWIILKTINVVIMPKNNGAY, from the coding sequence ATGACTGCCCAGAGTTCAATCCTCTCCGGCAAGCGATACCCGCGTAAAGATGCTAGTGCTTCGACGCATACTTTAATGAAACGTGGTAAAAAAGCTAGATTGCCCAAGGTAAAACCAAGAGCTTTATCTTATCAGGGTTCAAACGGAGAATTTACTAAAAGACTGTTTGATATTGCCTTTTCATTATCAGTTTTGATCTTGTTTTTCCCCATCTATCTAATCTTGGCCTTACTAATTGCTGTTAGCTCAGAAGGCCCAATTTTTTATATTCAGGAAAGAGTAGGTAAGAACTATCGCCGTTTTAAATGTATTAAGTTCCGCACTATGGTGACAAATGCGGATGAAATACTCACTCAAATGATGGCAACATCTCCAGAGCTACGCCAAGAATTTACTAGCACTTTTAAACTCAAGCAAGACCCCAGAATTACTAAAATCGGTCACTTCCTCAGAATTACCAGCTTAGATGAATTTCCCCAATTCTGGAATGTTTTAAAAGGTGATATGAGTGTAGTTGGACCTCGTCCATTGGTAGCAGAAGAACTGACAAAATACGGTATTCACATTGATCGGGTATTAACCATTCGTCCGGGAATTACTGGATTATGGCAGGTTTCTGGGCGTAATGATATTCCTTATCCCCATCGAGTTCTCATAGACCTGCACTATGTCAAACTTAATAACTTTTGGCTAGATTTATGGATTATCTTGAAAACCATCAATGTGGTTATTATGCCCAAAAATAATGGGGCTTATTAA
- a CDS encoding adenylate/guanylate cyclase domain-containing protein, producing the protein MTQLTLVLTEGNTETEISVTQDVFIIGRLPECDLFLPFSGISRRHARIIRTSSEMWTIEDMGSKNGTQVNQTTVTCAQELYDGDVILLGNVTLIVDFTTDLENAHSKYLRNSETNSHAVTILRNVQELQQQWIDASNINGKNNKEKTIARLKDLVEIAKNLCAAASIEEIFSQVQQVVFRYIDGIERLALLIDVDESGNLQLINSAIKNASGQDKLPTDGNWISRSICQKVFTEKIAIQSADTLSDERFSSEQSILFKGIVSAMAVPLWDENKVVGVLYGDANLYSSYWDNNEEDELSFFSTLANLVASSVQRWLLVDRLKNQEVIRKRLERYHSPAVVQQLIAVTGISDGRLPPIEREISILFADLVGFTALSERLKPTEIAELLNNLFEEMLEEVFTYGGTLDKYIGDCIMAFFGAPEPQPGHADRALASAKGMLSRLQSLNARNCWDEPLQLRIAINSGKAIVGDVGSSQRLDYTALGPTINLAARMEQICPIGECVISEATHNILLDKSHIQEMGDYRFKGIDRVIKIYRTQMIS; encoded by the coding sequence ATGACTCAACTTACTCTAGTCCTCACAGAAGGTAATACTGAAACAGAGATTTCAGTGACCCAAGATGTATTTATTATCGGTCGTTTACCAGAATGCGATTTGTTTTTACCTTTTAGCGGAATTTCCCGCAGACACGCCCGTATTATCAGAACCAGCAGTGAGATGTGGACGATTGAGGACATGGGTAGTAAAAATGGAACTCAAGTCAATCAAACCACTGTTACTTGCGCTCAAGAACTGTATGATGGTGACGTTATCTTGCTAGGTAATGTCACTTTGATAGTAGATTTCACAACTGATTTAGAAAATGCACATTCCAAATATTTAAGAAATTCAGAAACAAATAGTCATGCAGTGACAATTCTGCGTAATGTACAGGAATTACAACAACAATGGATAGATGCCAGTAATATTAACGGTAAAAATAACAAAGAAAAAACTATTGCTCGCCTCAAAGACCTAGTAGAAATAGCTAAAAATCTTTGTGCAGCCGCATCCATTGAAGAAATTTTTTCCCAGGTGCAACAAGTAGTATTTAGGTACATTGATGGTATTGAGCGCTTGGCATTATTAATTGATGTAGATGAATCTGGGAATTTGCAACTAATTAACTCTGCCATTAAAAATGCCTCTGGGCAAGATAAATTACCCACTGATGGAAATTGGATTAGTCGTAGTATTTGTCAAAAAGTATTTACTGAGAAAATAGCTATTCAAAGTGCAGATACCCTTTCTGATGAACGTTTTTCTAGTGAGCAAAGTATTCTTTTTAAAGGTATTGTTAGTGCTATGGCTGTACCTTTATGGGATGAAAATAAAGTAGTTGGTGTTCTCTATGGTGATGCTAATCTTTATTCTTCCTACTGGGACAATAATGAAGAAGATGAACTAAGTTTTTTTTCAACTTTAGCTAATCTCGTCGCCTCCAGTGTGCAACGTTGGTTATTAGTAGATAGACTTAAAAATCAAGAAGTAATTCGTAAACGTTTGGAACGTTACCATTCTCCAGCTGTTGTCCAACAGTTAATAGCAGTTACAGGTATTTCTGATGGACGCTTACCGCCAATTGAAAGGGAAATTAGTATTTTATTTGCTGATTTAGTAGGTTTTACAGCTTTATCAGAACGACTAAAACCTACAGAAATTGCTGAATTATTAAATAACTTATTTGAAGAAATGTTAGAAGAAGTGTTTACCTATGGTGGCACTTTAGATAAATATATTGGCGATTGCATTATGGCTTTTTTTGGCGCTCCTGAACCACAACCTGGTCACGCAGACCGGGCGCTCGCTAGTGCTAAGGGAATGCTCTCTCGTCTACAATCTCTCAATGCTCGTAATTGTTGGGATGAACCATTGCAATTACGTATTGCTATTAATAGCGGTAAAGCTATAGTTGGTGATGTAGGTAGTTCTCAACGGTTAGATTATACTGCTTTGGGGCCAACAATTAATTTAGCTGCGCGGATGGAGCAAATTTGTCCTATTGGTGAGTGCGTAATTAGTGAAGCTACTCACAATATACTGTTAGATAAATCTCATATTCAGGAAATGGGAGATTATCGGTTTAAAGGTATTGACAGAGTGATTAAAATTTATCGCACACAAATGATTTCTTAG
- a CDS encoding endonuclease/exonuclease/phosphatase family protein, whose translation MKIVTINILFKLDDWLQRRDLLVEGLKAENPDIVALQEVSLAEDTAAWIAEQLNIPYVYKAVPQDVNDSDLPFGLAILSRYPIEKTAALNLEHQGRIAQYAQMKIDDSKSIVICNGHYYWYPGSHKKRNKQIKLMLDWLSEFDEKMPIISVGDFNGTPETSGIKLIKEKYQSAYEVYHGTEPEYTCPTLLGQDKLSWRTRLKYFWRRLIFDRTLKPWQGTLDYIFINQSLQVKDCRVILNQPAANNRYLYPSDHFGIVADLEIAN comes from the coding sequence ATGAAAATTGTTACTATTAATATTCTGTTTAAACTGGATGATTGGTTACAAAGACGGGATTTGTTGGTTGAGGGTTTAAAGGCGGAAAATCCTGATATCGTTGCTTTACAAGAAGTAAGTTTAGCAGAAGATACGGCCGCTTGGATTGCTGAACAATTAAATATTCCTTATGTTTATAAAGCTGTTCCTCAAGATGTAAATGATAGTGATTTACCTTTTGGGTTAGCTATTCTCAGTCGTTATCCAATTGAAAAAACTGCTGCTTTAAATTTAGAACATCAGGGAAGAATTGCCCAATATGCACAAATGAAAATAGATGATAGCAAATCAATTGTTATCTGTAATGGTCATTATTATTGGTATCCCGGTTCACATAAAAAACGCAATAAACAAATAAAATTGATGTTAGATTGGTTATCAGAATTTGATGAGAAAATGCCAATTATATCAGTGGGAGATTTTAATGGTACTCCTGAAACATCAGGAATTAAATTAATCAAAGAAAAATATCAATCAGCTTATGAAGTATATCATGGTACTGAACCAGAATATACTTGTCCCACACTTTTAGGTCAGGATAAACTTAGTTGGAGAACTAGATTAAAATATTTTTGGAGACGTTTAATTTTTGATAGAACATTGAAACCTTGGCAGGGAACTTTAGATTATATTTTTATTAATCAGAGTTTACAGGTCAAAGACTGTCGAGTAATTCTCAATCAACCAGCAGCAAATAATCGTTATCTTTATCCTTCTGATCATTTTGGGATTGTAGCAGATTTGGAGATTGCGAATTAA
- a CDS encoding acetolactate synthase large subunit, giving the protein MNTAELLVKCLENEGVEYVFGLPGEENLHVLEALKNSSIQFITTRHEQGAAFMADVYGRLTGKAGVCLSTLGPGATNLMTGVADANLDGAPLVAITGQVGTDRMHIESHQYLDLVAMFAPVTKWNKQIVRPSITPEVVRKAFKRSQREKPGAVHIDLPENIAAMSVEGKPLHKDNSEKTYASFASIRAAAAAISQAVNPIILVGNGAIRAQASDAVTQFATQLNIPVVNTFMGKGVIPYTHPLALWSVGLQQRDFITCGFDNTDLVIAIGYDLIEFSPKKWNPEGDIPIIHIAATSAEIDSSYIPNVEIVGDISDSVNEILRVADRQGKPHPYSISLRANIRADYEQYANDDGFPIKPQKLIYDLRQVMGPDDIVISDVGAHKMWMARHYHCHSPNTCIISNGFAAMGIAIPGALAAKLVHPNRKVVAVTGDGGFMMNSQELETALRVGTPFVTLIFNDGGYGLIEWKQENQFGKGNSSFVHFGNPDFVKFAESMGLKGYRVESATDLIPVLKEALMQDVPAVIDCRVDYRENRRFSQKADELSCDI; this is encoded by the coding sequence ATGAATACTGCTGAATTGTTAGTAAAGTGTTTAGAAAACGAGGGTGTAGAATACGTTTTTGGTTTACCTGGTGAGGAAAACTTACACGTTTTAGAAGCATTAAAAAATTCATCCATTCAATTTATTACCACTCGCCATGAACAGGGTGCAGCATTTATGGCTGATGTTTATGGCAGGTTAACAGGAAAAGCTGGGGTTTGTCTTTCTACCCTTGGCCCAGGTGCTACTAATTTAATGACAGGTGTAGCAGATGCTAACTTAGATGGCGCGCCATTAGTAGCAATTACCGGACAGGTGGGAACAGATAGAATGCACATTGAGTCCCATCAATATTTAGATTTGGTGGCTATGTTTGCCCCAGTTACTAAGTGGAATAAACAGATAGTTAGACCGAGTATTACACCAGAAGTTGTCAGAAAAGCCTTCAAGAGATCGCAACGAGAAAAACCCGGTGCTGTTCACATTGACTTACCAGAAAATATTGCCGCTATGTCCGTAGAAGGTAAACCTTTACATAAGGATAATAGCGAAAAAACCTATGCTTCTTTTGCTAGTATTCGCGCTGCGGCTGCGGCTATTTCCCAAGCAGTTAACCCCATAATTTTAGTTGGAAATGGGGCAATTCGCGCCCAAGCTAGTGATGCAGTCACCCAATTTGCTACCCAATTAAACATCCCCGTTGTCAATACTTTTATGGGTAAAGGTGTGATTCCCTATACTCATCCTTTGGCTTTATGGTCTGTGGGTTTGCAACAGCGAGATTTCATTACCTGTGGATTTGATAATACCGATTTAGTCATCGCCATTGGTTATGATTTAATTGAATTTTCTCCGAAAAAATGGAACCCAGAAGGTGATATTCCCATTATTCATATTGCAGCAACTTCCGCAGAAATTGATAGTAGTTATATTCCCAATGTGGAAATAGTAGGGGATATTTCTGATTCTGTGAATGAAATTTTAAGGGTGGCAGATAGACAAGGGAAACCTCACCCTTACTCCATTAGTTTACGGGCAAATATTCGCGCTGATTATGAACAATATGCCAATGATGATGGCTTTCCCATTAAGCCCCAAAAACTAATTTATGATTTGCGTCAGGTCATGGGTCCCGATGACATTGTTATTTCTGATGTTGGCGCACATAAAATGTGGATGGCTAGACATTATCATTGTCATAGTCCCAATACTTGCATTATTTCTAATGGTTTTGCAGCTATGGGAATTGCCATTCCTGGGGCTTTAGCTGCTAAATTAGTACATCCAAATCGTAAAGTTGTCGCCGTAACTGGTGACGGTGGTTTTATGATGAATTCTCAAGAATTAGAAACAGCTTTGCGGGTAGGTACACCATTTGTCACCTTAATTTTTAATGATGGTGGCTATGGTTTAATTGAATGGAAACAGGAAAATCAATTTGGTAAAGGTAACTCATCTTTTGTACATTTTGGTAATCCTGATTTTGTCAAATTCGCGGAAAGTATGGGATTAAAAGGTTATCGAGTTGAATCAGCAACTGATTTAATTCCTGTCCTTAAAGAAGCTTTAATGCAAGATGTTCCTGCGGTCATAGATTGTCGGGTAGATTATCGAGAAAACCGCCGTTTTAGTCAAAAAGCCGATGAGTTAAGTTGTGATATTTAG